Genomic window (Temnothorax longispinosus isolate EJ_2023e chromosome 3, Tlon_JGU_v1, whole genome shotgun sequence):
GAGCACGTACGACGTACGACACGCGTACTCGCGTAGTCGATTATTTCCGCGGCCCGCGAAACAAGAAGCAGGTGTGCCAATCGTAGAAATGAATAACACAGCACGGAGCACGGCGACGGGCGCGCGCGGGAGCACAAACACTTCTCACCTGTGCAAAATCCGTCAGGAGAACGATAGTCGAGTGACTTCCGCAGATAACGGTCTTCCGAGCGCTGACGGAAACAAGTGGCAAGGCCGCTCACCGGCAAAAACAATCGGTCGCGCAGCGACTTTGAACGTACGCCGTATTTAAAGTTCAACAGTCGCGCGTCGCGCCTAGTATGGTGTCTGGTTCTGGTATGCCTGGTATGCCACGACGTCACGGCCGCCTCGCCGGCAGCCGgcagcagcggcggcggcggctcgGAGCGGACGAACGTGATTGGCCGGATCCGGGGGCTCGACTCgcgagccaatcacgttcgacgtCTCGCCCGACTGTGCGGCGGCAGCGCCGGCAGCGGCCGAGCGGCGCGCGCGAGTGCCACAAGTAATACGTGACGCGTTCAACGACGGTCGGTGCGAGACGTTGTCGATCGTGTAATTTCTTTCTCGTGAACGAAAAGAAATCCGTGTGTGAAGTGTTGCAAAGTGAATGTACGCTGATTATTCCGTTTCTTTTTGTGTCAACTGAAACGAGTGGGATGCCGTCGCTGGGCGAAATGAACGTCGACTGCCGTGCTGAACGCCGTACGTGTCATTCTCTCAGCTGTGATTTGGCGGATCCTGCAGTGCTCCGTGATCGGTGAGTAAATTTTACacgagaaataaatgtttcgaaGCGCGGTATACATCCGAATCTTTATAGAATCGTTGTCTCGCATGTCACAGTGAAACGATAACCTCGGAATTCGCGTCTCTTGCCTCCGTTTCGGTTACTACTTCGAATGAGTGAATCGCGCGGGAAGATGCTTCAATGAATAGCTTGAACCTCTCGTTAAGTGCggtaattaataatcatttcAGTGATTTAAGAAAACGATCGCGCGAACGAGGGAGCGAGCTTGCTTCGAAACGCGTGTGAACGTCGAGAGTGCGAACAAGGTTAAATATATGCGTGCacgattacaattaatttttttgttaaagagCAGACACGTAATTCGCTCGTTCACGTAGTTCGTCAcgtaaatgtttcaaatttatttgtacgtgtgcttctttatttctttacttcaCCGAAAAGTTACGTTAAACTATATATCGTTAGTAAAAATTTCTCGCCAGCGCGGTGATCGCGCATACCATAAAATATAACGATGAACCGTCGCCGCCGAAATGagtacttaaaaattataaaacattcttGGTTATTCtccaaatatttattcgttttgcttacaaaattttctataaacgCCTATTAATTACCTCGCACTTCGTGCTCTTGTCTTTGCAGATTTATTTAGCAAGAAATAGAAAGAACGTGTTGCCAATTCGATCGCGGCGCTTTAAAATGGAATTGCtgctatgaaattttttttctgatagCTAATACACTCGACAGTACGTTATAAACTCATAGCTGATACAATTCAACATTAACTATAGACACTACAAAGCGCATGCCATTTATTCTcgacttatttattatatgttaataacgtgtattaaatttaatctttgtatttatttgaCATCACATCTTCTTTAAGagtggaaaaaattaaaaaatggtaaattaattgttaattttatccgAAGGTTAATGTTATTCGTTGAAACCGCGATACGTTGAAAACCAATTTGTTTGGAAAGGtcgattttaaatatcaataattttactttcatcgattctgtaaaattataattaatattgaaaataacttTTGGAATATATATCTGCAATACGAAGCGATTTAAATGCTTCAATTCTAcgaaatttattgaaagaagATCATtgtaattttcgaaatatcgATACGATCGAAGGAGTAAGCCAgttacaataactttttaatatacttaatttaaaatatttcactaattattagaaatatccagaaaataatatattaattgtaataatttgattacttcatatacgtaaaaattttcaatattgaaaataacattaaagaaattgaaatacgCGATAGACTATCGATATAGTATCGCATTTCCGTGACGTCGCTGAAACAATATGGCCGCAGCCATGGAAGATCCTGGCGGGCTCCGATCGAATTCTGTGAATAATCAACAGTGTTCAACAATGGAGTAACCCTCgttaattaatcatatttgAAACGTTGTAGTGATACAGGAAGGTAACGGACGTACGTTTATAAGTCGTTAATAGTATGGAGTTCCATTCCGAAGACGGGCTAGAGCTGTTATCGAGATTCAGCGTGAAACCGCGGCCGATTAACCTCGACAACGTTCTGTTCTCGAGCGACATCGACAACAGGAGCGTCGTAGAGATCGTCGGGGCTTCGTCCACCGGGAAGACTCTGTTACTATGCCAATTCGTAGCGAAATGTATATTGCCCGCGCATCACAAGGGGATCAGGATCGACGGCTGCGATGCCTGCGCGATACTGATCGACACGCTCGGTCACATACGGATGAGCAAGATAGCCGAATTGATGTCTTCCACGATACGCAGCGCGTATCAGGTAGCCGATGTGGAACCGCCAGCCGAAACGGTAGACCGCATCGTAAACAAGTCCCTAGAAAACTTAACAGTGATCAGCTGTTGCAACAACGATCAGCTCCAGCTGACTCTGCACACGCTCGAAGACGAGTTTCTCAGCAATGAAAGAATCGCTCTGTTAGCTATGGACAATATATTGGCGTACTATTGGCAGGCGAGGAAAGAGGGGAGCATACTCAGTATGGATAACTACGCTAGAGATCTGCTCAGAATCGTTCAGGCTCAAATGTCTCAATTTCACACCGTGACAGTTTACACGCGATGGGACGGACCAGTGCCCAAACACGAGTCGCACGCCAATCTGTTGAAAGGGTCAGGTGTAAATTATAGGCTGCAGCTTAGCAAAAGTACCGTAGTTCGTGAGTTTATGTGTCATTTACAATCCATTGACAATGTAAAACAGATTCGTTATACAATCTCTGATTCTGGTATAAAATGGATTCTTAATAATGCGTAAATAGAAagcaaaaattcaataattgttTCAATAATCAATCGACGAGAGAAGAACCTTGTCCACTATGTCTATCGGATTTAACAGTCTCGAACCTGCTATTGTTATTTGACAATTTGAATTGAATAacgatataatttctttagtCTCTCTTATTTCTTCTGGCGTTACACCTCCAATGACGTAAATGATAATCCAATTGTTATCGCATGGATGGTGTTTTATTCTTCCTTTAGAGAATAAGCTGTCAaaggtatataaatatcaaataagtTAGATTTCCTTAAGAATCTCTCtagataaattgaaaaaaaagtcttaAAGCATAGTATCGtggtaaaataatgtaatatatatttaaacttacTTCAGTCCAGCAGAAATAAACGAGGGTGATCTCTGGTGTAAATCGGGAAGTTCAAATCTATCTGGATGGAGCATATCTGttaataattgttgtaaaatgcCAACACGTCGAACGATCTCTTGAGAACTCGATTTGGACATCAAGGaactataagaaatataaaaaagacagTATATATTCTACTCATATTTGagcaaatatgaatatttaaaaacgtgaaacataaaatattagtagCACAGTGAATCGATTTCAAAGTGAGATAATGAGTGTCTctgaatgtaaatattaaaaatattttgtaataattatgtatacatgtaaatatacatatagtttcaTACGTATAATTAT
Coding sequences:
- the Xrcc2 gene encoding DNA repair protein XRCC2; the protein is MEFHSEDGLELLSRFSVKPRPINLDNVLFSSDIDNRSVVEIVGASSTGKTLLLCQFVAKCILPAHHKGIRIDGCDACAILIDTLGHIRMSKIAELMSSTIRSAYQVADVEPPAETVDRIVNKSLENLTVISCCNNDQLQLTLHTLEDEFLSNERIALLAMDNILAYYWQARKEGSILSMDNYARDLLRIVQAQMSQFHTVTVYTRWDGPVPKHESHANLLKGSGVNYRLQLSKSTVVREFMCHLQSIDNVKQIRYTISDSGIKWILNNA